A part of Halobacillus shinanisalinarum genomic DNA contains:
- a CDS encoding tetratricopeptide repeat protein — MDKMTRAIELMQDQQLEEAAKLFTEAIDENPNEPIGYINFGNLLVHLNEMERAERFFNRAIELDEEAATAYYGLGNVYYEQEAYTKAQKQYLAAIEKGLDEADVHFMLGMTFIHQEHVKLALPYLLRAVELNSNDVDIQFQYGLCLAQNGQIEDAEQTMNRVLQLEEQHSDAHYNLGVVALHKEDAQTALIHFNKALEINGEHVLAAHAKTQVEQALGED, encoded by the coding sequence ATGGATAAAATGACAAGAGCGATTGAGCTTATGCAAGATCAACAATTAGAAGAAGCGGCCAAACTTTTTACAGAAGCGATCGATGAGAACCCGAATGAGCCGATCGGCTATATCAATTTCGGAAATCTGCTTGTACACCTCAACGAAATGGAGCGTGCTGAACGATTTTTCAACCGGGCGATCGAGCTTGATGAAGAAGCGGCCACGGCCTATTATGGATTAGGCAATGTTTATTATGAGCAGGAAGCCTATACGAAAGCACAAAAGCAATATCTTGCAGCCATTGAAAAAGGGTTGGATGAGGCCGATGTTCATTTTATGTTAGGAATGACGTTTATTCATCAAGAGCATGTCAAACTAGCCCTTCCTTATTTATTAAGAGCTGTAGAGCTGAATTCTAATGACGTGGATATTCAGTTTCAATATGGGCTTTGTTTAGCACAAAATGGTCAAATTGAAGACGCTGAACAGACGATGAATCGTGTGCTACAATTAGAGGAACAGCATAGTGATGCCCACTACAACTTGGGGGTTGTGGCATTACATAAAGAAGATGCACAAACGGCGCTTATTCACTTTAACAAAGCACTTGAAATTAATGGAGAGCATGTGCTTGCGGCTCACGCTAAAACTCAAGTTGAACAGGCCTTGGGTGAAGATTAA